From the genome of Streptomyces sp. WZ-12:
GTAGAGCAATGACTTCCCCGCCCGGCCGTTGGTACTGCCGGATGCTGAGGTGGGTGAGTTCGAGCGCCTCTTCGATACGGACGCCCGAGTGACGGAGGACTTCGACGATCGCCCACTCCCAGAAAGCGGCGTCCTCGGCTGCCGTGACGTTGATGGACTTATCACCGATCTGGTCGCGGACACGGACGTTCGCGTTTCCTCCGAGCCTGACGCGTCGTTCATCGGCCCGGCTCCACAGCCTCTGGTAGATACGGCCGTCGAGGGTGATGGTCGCTCCGCCGGCGGCGGCAGCAGCTTGTCCCAAGAGCGCGTGGAGGTGGCTGTATCGGTTCTCCATGTGTTCCACGAGGGTCGCCAGCAGGGGCTGACGCCGACGGGTGCGATCATCCATACGCTCCTTGACTCGCCGCTTCCGGATTCCGTAGCCCCGGACCTCGGCGTCGGAGATGGGGCAGGGAGCGACCCAGACCGCCCACTGCTCGGGTTCTGCGGCAGCCCAGGCTGCAGATCGGCGTAGAACGCCCGGACGGCTCTGAGGATGGGATCGAAGTCGCGTGCGCCCTTGCCGTCGGAACGCACCGCCGCCCGATCGCGCCATCGTTGGTAGAGCTCGCTGTCCAACCGCAGGTCTGGCTGGTCAGGGGCGAGATCTTCGATCGTGGACCAGAAGTGGCTCGCGAGGTGCCGGGAGAGATTGTCCAGTGTCGAGTAGTCCAGCTCGGGCTTGCGCCGGTCCAAGTAAGCGGTGAGCAACTGCCGGATGCCGGTGTGCCGGATCTCGTAGCGGTCGACCATCTCCTCGACCGTCAACCGTCCCGTCAGCAGCGCAGCTTTCAGCGTCGCGGGCCCGTGAGAGGGGAAGTGGCCCATCTCGTGGAGCACCTGCCAGGCGAGGTGTCCAGGAAACCGGCTTCCGGCGCCGCGTTGGCCGAGCACCAGCCCCTGACGGCGGCACTCCCACGCGTAGTGCAGGAACGACGACGGCGTCAGGTCTCCCAGCCCGATGCCTTGGGTGGTGAGAGCGACCGTGACGTCGAATAGTGCGACCCCGTGGTGGACCGGGTTCACCGGCTTGTCCTGGACTGCGGCCCAGAAGTTGTCGAGCAGCGGGTCGTTCTGGGCGGTCAGGAAGCGCTGGCCGTAGTACAAGAACGTGTTCGAGCGAAAAGCTTCAAGGGACGGCTGGATGACCCGCAGACAGAACGGACAGGCCGTGCCCACCCCGATCTGGCTCTTCTCCTTGCGCGTCAATTGCAGATCGGCGACAGGGCGCCCGCGCTCGTTGAAGCCGCTGGCCTCCCACCGCTGCTGCCAGCTCTCGCCAGGGAAGTCTTCCAGATACCGGAGGAGGTCCCGGGCACCGCGGCTTCGGCGCCAGCGATTGTCCGCTGAGTTCGTCGGCCACGTCGCGCGTATCACCGCAGCTACTTCCTCTGCGGAGGCGCAAGAGAGATCACCTTGAGGTCGCGGAGGAAAGGCCGGCGGCGGTGCCGGGGCGGCGTTCAGACTGACGAAACGGCTGCCGCCCTTCTTGCCCTGACGGATCGTGGAGCCGGGCTCAGCCACCGAACACCGCCTTGATGTCGTCAGGGTTGTAACCGGTGGCGTAAGTGCGCTGCGGGCGGGGCCGCGTGTAGTGCTCCTGCAGCTTGTCGTGCATGTCCTCTACCCGCGCAGTCAGGTAGCGGCCGGTCGTGTCGAGATGCGCATGACGCAAGATCGTCTGTACCTCAGCGAGGGTGAGCCGTTCGTCCCCGGCCATCCGGGTCGCGGCCGTGTGCCTGGCGTCGTGCAGGGTCCAGTTCGTGCCGAGCTTGGCGTTGGCCCGCTGAAGGATGCGCCGCATCGCCCAGTAGGTCAAAGGTCGAGACTCACCACGGCGCGTGCGCCATATCGGCTGGTCCTGGCGTCGGCAGCCCGTCGGTGGCGAGGTAGCTGCCGAGATAGCGGAAGGCGTTCGGGGAGGCCGGCACGGGTTGGCGGATACGTGTGCCTTTGCTGATCACATAGATGAGTTGCCCCGGCCAGTCGACATCTCCGAGACCGACGGCCAGAAGCTCACTCGCCCTGGCCCCTGAAGAGACGTAGAACTCCAGCAGAGAGCGGTCGCGGTCGCAGCCCATCGCGGCGAATAGCTCATCCCACTGATGATCCGGGATCGCCCGCGGAGCCTGGGCAGGCACCTTCTGCCGCAGCCGGCCCCGGCGGAAAGTCTGCGCCGGCTCCAGCGGGGAGCGATGCGCGAGTGCTTGCCTGCGCCCTCTCGACGCCGGGACCGGATTCACGACCGGGCCGACCCCGAAGCGGGAGTGGAAGGCGTAGAAGCCACTGATCACGGTCAGGTTATGGTTGACCGTTCTGGGCGCGTAGCCCTCCCGCAGCGACGGTTTACCGGTCTTCACGTTCACCGATCCCGGCGGCGGTGTCAATCCCCTCGAACTGTGGAGATCTTCTAAGCGACCAGCTCCAAGGTGGAGTTGGTGCGATGGTCGTGCTCGTAGTCGATCGGACTCTGATACCCACACACGCTGTGTAGTCGGTGCGTGTTGTAGAAGCCGGTGGTCCAGGTCGCGATCCGCAGCCGAGCCTCGGTGCGGGTGGCGAACGTGTGCCGGTGGACATACTCGACCTTGAGCACGCTGTTGAACGCCTCGCTGACGGCGTTGTCGAAACACGACCCGACGCGGCCCATGGACTGGGTCACGCCCAGGCGGCGACAGGCCCGGCGAAAGCGCCAGGAGACGTATTCGCTGCCGCGGTCGCTGTGAAAGATCACGCCCTTCACATCACCGCCGCGGGTGGCCGCGGCCATGTTCAAGGAGGCCACGACCAGTTCGGCGTCATGGCGGGCACTCATCGCGTAGCCGAGCAGTCGACGTGAGAACAGGTCGATGACGGTGGCCAGGTAGAGCTTGCCCTCACCGGTGGTGATCTCGGTCATGTCACCGCACCACACCTGGTCCGGAGCGTCCGCGGTGAAGTCCCGGCGCACGAAGTCCGGGGCCGCCGGCCGTTTGCCGGGCCGGGTCAGCCCGCGCCGGCTGCGGACCTTCCGTCCGGCCAGGCCGAGTTGGGCCATCAGACGGGCGATGGTGTTCACCGAGACCCGCCAGCCCGCGCGGACCAGGACGAGCCAGACCTTCGGGGAACCGTAGGTGCCGCCGGAGCCCTCGAAGATCCCCGTGATCGCGTCGGCCAACTGTCCGCGCCGGACCTCACGCGCGGTGGTGGGTCTGACGCGCCACTTGTAGAACCAGGACTCCGACACCCCCAGAACCTGGCAGGCCAGACGGTGCGGGACGCGGTGCTCGGTCCTCTGGTTACCGATGAACGCGGCCAGAGTGGCCGGGTCCGTCTCGGTCACTTCACCCAGAGGACCATGCATCGCTTGAGGACATCACGCTCCATCTCCAGCTCGCGTATCCGCTTGTTCTTCTCCGACATCTCCCGCCGCAGCCGCTCCAGCTCGGCGCGCTCGGCCTCGCGCATCCGTCCACCCGGCGCGGGCTCGGCCGGCCGGTCGGACGACGCCGACCCGTTGCGCCGCCACCGCGACACCCAGCTGTGCAGCGTGCCGGAGTGGACGCCGAGCTCCTCGGCGACCTCCGGGATCGACCTGCCCGTCTCGATCACAATGCGTACAGCACCCTCACGAAACTCAGGCGTGTACGTCCGTTGCTTGGACCCCATGAACCCCAACTTCCCCTGCAATCACGGACTCCACGCTACGAGGGGAGGGACAGCGGTGAGTCGTTCCGCCTACGGAGCCGCTGTGGGTTGCGGGCCTCTCTCAGCCAGCCCACGAGCAGCGCGACCTCAGCCTCGGTGGCCTTCTCCCAAGGCGTCTGCAAGACCCACAGCAGCCGGTGCCACCGCAACAGGTCATACCCGTAGCTACGGCATGTCAGGGGACTGACGTCCCCCAGCATCAAATCCCGCAAGTAGACGCTGACCGGCTCAACCTCTCTGGCGTCACCGTTCACACGACGAACGGAAGGTGGGGTGAGGACCCCGTCACCACCGCGCCAACCTCTGGAACCGAGCGCTTTCCCTCCATCAGGGCACGTCTCACGTCTTCCACCACACCACGCTCCGGGAGAGACCAAGCGATCCGCTTGGCTCACGATCAAGACATGGTGCAGTTAACAGGTCGGAACCACCGGAGCAGATCCATGCCGTACGACCGGATCGTGGTCGCCGGCCGAGTGGCCGCCTGCAACTCGGCGAAGAACGACGCGACCGGAGCGACCGGGAGGCCGTTCGGATCGAGCAGGCTGTATGGCTCCTGCGGCTCGCCCGTCTCGACCAACCGTCCGATCTCAGGCAGTACAAAGCATGACAGATCCCGCCCGGGACCCAGAGGATCAACCATGGCGGGGAAGCTAGCAGAAACAGGCTCTGACCTGCTAAAACGCTGGAGTTAGTTCAGTCAACGGGCCACGGACGCGGGCGACGTTCTCGTGCACGATCACGCGTTCGTCGTCGCCGAGCTGGCGGTCACGCATCCCGGGGACGACCCGGCCAGCCGCCGCGACGAACGCGTGGCAGGCGGTGACCAGGTCCAAGAACTCCACCGACCGGTCGATGTTGTGGATCGCGGGGGCGACGGGGCTGGTCTCCTCGAAGTGCTCGCGGGCTTGCCGACCCTGGTCGACCTGGGCCCGGTTGACCAGGTGGCGGACGGTGTCGTCCAACATCGCCTTGAAGGCGACGTCCGGCCTGCGCAGCAGGCCGGTGGTCACCTCGGCCGCGACGTGTTCGTCGCGGGTCAGCTCCTCGACGACCTTGATCTGGAAGCCTGCGGCGATCTTGGCGAGAGTGGTGTGCTCGCGCAGGTAGACCAGCGCTACCAGGGCTCGTCCTGACGGACGAAGCTTGCAGTGGCGGTCACCCTCCTGGGTGACGATGAGCATGGTGACCCACTCCACGGGTGCGTGCGGTAGGTCCAGTGCGCAAGGATAGGTAACCAACGAGGCCCTCTGACTGACGAGTTGAGACGTGAGACATCTCGCTCAACAGTCCGAGGGCCTCGCCTGTTACGGGTTTCGCTTCGTCACCCGATCAGTGGCCGGGCTGAAGAAGCTCACTGGACGCCCAAGCAAGCAGCACGGAACGCGCCGACCCACAAGTATTGACAATTCCTCTGGACAAAGTCCCTCCCTGGCCAGGCGGCTTGACAAGACGCAGAGGCGTGAAAAGGCCGTACGGGCCAGGGAAGTCGTCACAACCTCCTCAGCCCGTACAGCTCTCCACGTCACAGTCCGGGCTCACGACCGCTGTCGCGCACCACGTCACAAGCCCTCAGTTCGGTTCGGTTAGGCCATTCCGAAGAAGATCCCTCCTGGAGTTTCGATGCTGGGGGCGTAGAAGAACTCGCGGGCTGAACGGATGCAGTCTTGACGGGTGATGCCACCGTCGCCGGCGGCGTCGAGCGCCATGAACTGGTCGACGATTTCAGGAGAGGTGACCTCCAGGAGCTTCAGGAGTCGCACGGTCTCCTCCTGACCAAGGACGTTGGCGTCGTTGGCATCCAAGACGTCAATCACGACGTTCGGAATGCCTTCGACCAGGTTGAACCGGCTGGTGTCCATGCTGGCCATACGATTGGCGGTGACGAACTCCTCCTTCAAAAGGAGCGAGGAGGTGCTGCCGGTGTGGCGCAGCAGCTCGCACCAGTACATCTGGTAAGCGGCGTGCAGTGTTTGGAATCGGCGGTCGCGGTCGTCGAGCTGGAAGCCGACGGCGATGCGGTCGAGAAGGCGCTGGTAGTTCGCCCAGTCGATGCTGCCTTTGTGGTTCGTGTCGACGGCTTCGAAGAGTTGACCGAGCTTGACTGCGATCGGGTCAGTCATCCCTTTGTCCTTTCGGGTAGCTGCGTGAATGGCACATATCCTCTGAGACATGTGCCATATTGCACGACTTACCCGTATCGCGCACATCAGGAATGTGTCGTGTCAACGGACATCCCTTCCGGTTCCGATCGGCGCTATCGGGTTGTTGTGGGTGGCGTGAGGTGATCTTGATGTTGGGTCGTTGTGGGAGGGGTCGGTCGTGGGGTCCGAGGGGGCGCCGTCGTACAAGGGGTACCGACCTTGTGCGGTCGGCTCGGGGCGCGGTGACGACGTTGCCGTCGTTCCGTTTCCCCGAGCCGCCGACCCGAGTGAAGTAGGCCGCCGACGAGGTGCCCGTGGTTCGGGTCCTTTTCCGACGGCCCCTTCCCGAACGGGACAGGCCAGTTTCCCGGCATCCCGCTCTCCAGTGATCACTTCCGTGGTGGCGCGGTGCCCCGCCCGGCATGGATGTCCTCGTGGCAGCGACGGCAGATCACCAGGGTCTTGCGCCGTCGTTTACTGACTTCGGCTCGTCAGGGTGATCTTTGGCGAAGTCGCTGGTGAGGCGGGCGCGTTGTCTGTATCTCGTGGTGTGTGAGATATGCAGATGGGGGCGGGCTTACCGCTGCGGGACGTCAGCGTCGCGAGGCTGTACGGATGCAGGCGGTCGAGCTGTTCGAGCAGAAGATCAAGCCGCCGGAGGTCGCACGGCGGCTGCGGGTGAGCGTGAAGTCGGCCTATCAGTGGCAGCAGCTGTGGCGTCAGGGCGGCGCCGATGCGCTTGGTTCACGAGGGCCCGGTGGCGGCCGGTGCCGGCTGTCGCCACGCTGCCTGGCGAAACTCGCCGTGTATCTCGACCAGGGTCCGGCCGCGCACGGGTGGGTGGAGGACCAGGTGTGGACCGCGGCGCGAGTGGTCACGCTGATCGGCAGG
Proteins encoded in this window:
- a CDS encoding site-specific integrase — translated: MTYWAMRRILQRANAKLGTNWTLHDARHTAATRMAGDERLTLAEVQTILRHAHLDTTGRYLTARVEDMHDKLQEHYTRPRPQRTYATGYNPDDIKAVFGG
- a CDS encoding IS3 family transposase, whose protein sequence is MTETDPATLAAFIGNQRTEHRVPHRLACQVLGVSESWFYKWRVRPTTAREVRRGQLADAITGIFEGSGGTYGSPKVWLVLVRAGWRVSVNTIARLMAQLGLAGRKVRSRRGLTRPGKRPAAPDFVRRDFTADAPDQVWCGDMTEITTGEGKLYLATVIDLFSRRLLGYAMSARHDAELVVASLNMAAATRGGDVKGVIFHSDRGSEYVSWRFRRACRRLGVTQSMGRVGSCFDNAVSEAFNSVLKVEYVHRHTFATRTEARLRIATWTTGFYNTHRLHSVCGYQSPIDYEHDHRTNSTLELVA
- a CDS encoding transposase, whose product is MGSKQRTYTPEFREGAVRIVIETGRSIPEVAEELGVHSGTLHSWVSRWRRNGSASSDRPAEPAPGGRMREAERAELERLRREMSEKNKRIRELEMERDVLKRCMVLWVK
- a CDS encoding DUF6192 family protein; the encoded protein is MLIVTQEGDRHCKLRPSGRALVALVYLREHTTLAKIAAGFQIKVVEELTRDEHVAAEVTTGLLRRPDVAFKAMLDDTVRHLVNRAQVDQGRQAREHFEETSPVAPAIHNIDRSVEFLDLVTACHAFVAAAGRVVPGMRDRQLGDDERVIVHENVARVRGPLTELTPAF
- a CDS encoding EF-hand domain-containing protein — protein: MTDPIAVKLGQLFEAVDTNHKGSIDWANYQRLLDRIAVGFQLDDRDRRFQTLHAAYQMYWCELLRHTGSTSSLLLKEEFVTANRMASMDTSRFNLVEGIPNVVIDVLDANDANVLGQEETVRLLKLLEVTSPEIVDQFMALDAAGDGGITRQDCIRSAREFFYAPSIETPGGIFFGMA